From the genome of Gallus gallus isolate bGalGal1 chromosome 24, bGalGal1.mat.broiler.GRCg7b, whole genome shotgun sequence, one region includes:
- the ADAMTS8 gene encoding A disintegrin and metalloproteinase with thrombospondin motifs 8 has product MGRRALLGGRAPLHLLLLCHAWALPPPPREAQPLLPARLPAPPGQLALRLAAFGRAVVLRLRPDASFLAPRLRLQRLGGRRPPGRAAPRRGCFYAGTVEGRPDAPAVLSRCGAGLRAAFLLDGAAYALQPLGPPAPGPPWRRPHRLQRRAAPPAPTRARPRPEAAPGQPLRRARRFVSEARYVETLLVADASMVRFYGEDVENHILTLMSMAARIYKHPSLKNAISLVVVKVLVVDEEAAGPEVSDNGGLTLRNFCSWQQQFNPPSDRHPEHYDTAILLTRQDFCGHQGCDTLGVADIGTMCDRNKSCSVIEDEGLQAAYTLAHELGHVLSMPHDDSKTCERLFGPLGKHHMMAPLFVHLNKSQPWSPCSAMYLTEFLDGGHGDCLLDPPAQALSLPSELPGRGALYSLDQQCQQIFGKDFQHCPNTTEEDICAQLWCRTSSGEPLCHTKNGSLPWADGTPCMAGGLCWDGACLPQDALQPQPAVDGGWGAWSPWGSCSRTCGGGVQFSHRHCDHPRPQHGGRYCEGQRTRYQSCHTEECPQDGKSFREQQCEKYNSYNFTDLDGNRLEWVPKYAGVSPRDRCKLFCRARGRSEFKVFEPKVIDGTLCGPETLSICVHGQCIKAGCDHVVGSSKKLDKCGVCGGNGSTCRKISGSLNRSKYGYNDIVTIPAGATNIDIKQRSHRGVRHDGNYLALRTLEGRYLLNGDFAISAMEQDILIKGTILKYSGSMTTLERLQSFRQLPEPLTVQLLTIASEVFPPKVKYTFFIPKDIPFSKQKDKEKKSANVIRPMLTSQWVLGDWSECSKTCGSGWQRRTVECRDVEGQPSATCDRALKPEDIKPCGDVPCPLWRMGPWSPCSQTCGEGVRTRNASCIHYTGTVIAPEKCSSPGPPPATATCLLRQC; this is encoded by the exons ATGGGGCGGCGGGCGCTGCTGGGCGGGCGGGCTCCGctccacctgctgctgctgtgccacgCCTGGGCGCTGCCTCCGCCGCCGCGGGAGGCGCAGCCGCTGCTGCCCGCCCGCCTGCCCGCTCCGCCGGGACAGCTGGCGCTGCGCCTGGCCGCTTTCGGCCGCGCCGTCGTGCTTCGCCTCCGACCCGACGCCTCTTTCCTCGCCCCGCGCCTCCGCCTGCAGCGCTTGGGAGGCCGAcggccgccgggccgggccgctccTCGGCGGGGCTGCTTCTACGCCGGGACCGTCGAAGGGCGTCCCGACGCTCCCGCCGTGCTCAGCCGTTGCGGTGCCGGGCTCCGCGCCGCCTTCCTGCTCGACGGGGCGGCGTACGCCCTGCAGCCTCTCGGGCCGCCCGCTCCCGGCCCGCCCTGGCGCCGCCCGCACCGCCTccagcgccgcgccgccccgccggcCCCGACCCGCGCGCGGCCCCGGCCCGAAGCCGCTCCTGGGCAGCCGCTCCGCCGCGCCCGGCGCTTCGTCTCCGAGGCGCGCTACGTGGAGACCCTGCTGGTGGCCGATGCGTCCATGGTGCGCTTCTACGGGGAGGACGTGGAG AACCACATCCTGACCCTGATGTCCATGGCAGCTCGCATCTACAAGCACCCCAGCCTGAAGAATGCCATCAGCCTGGTGGTGGTGAAGGTGCTGGTGGTGGatgaggaggcagcagggccGGAGGTGTCGGACAACGGTGGCCTCACCCTACGCAActtctgcagctggcagcagcagttcaACCCGCCGAGCGACCGGCACCCCGAGCACTATGACACTGCCATCCTGCTCACCCGACAG GATTTCTGCGGGCATCAAGGCTGCGACACGCTGGGGGTGGCAGATATTGGCACCATGTGTGACCGCAACAAAAGCTGCTCGGTGATCGAGGATGAGGGACTGCAGGCTGCCTACACGCTGGCTCACGAGCTGG gccACGTGCTCAGCATGCCCCACGACGACTCCAAGACCTGTGAGCGGCTCTTCGGGCCCCTGGGCAAGCACCATATGATGGCCCCGCTCTTTGTCCACCTGAACAAGAGTCAGCCCTGGTCACCATGCAGTGCCATGTACCTCACTGAGTTCCTGGACGGAGGGCACG GTGACTGCTTACTTGATCCCCCAGCCCAAGCCCTCTCCTTGCCCTCGGAGCTACCCGGCCGAGGGGCCCTGTACAGCCTGGACCAGCAATGCCAGCAGATCTTTGGCAAAGACTTCCAGCACTGCCCCAACACCACGGAGGAGGACATCTGTGCCCAGCTGTGGTGTAGGACCAGCAGTGGAGAGCCGCTGTGCCACACCAAGAACGGCAGCCTGCCCTGGGCTGACGGCACCCCCTGCATGGCAGgcgggctgtgctgggatggagcCTGCCTGCCACAGgatgctctgcagccccag CCGGCGGTGGATGGCGGCTGGGGCGCGTGGAGCCCGTGGGGTTCGTGCTCACGGACGTGTGGGGGCGGCGTGCAGTTCTCCCACCGCCACTGTGACCATCCCCGGCCCCAGCACGGCGGCCGCTACTGCGAGGGCCAACGCACCCGGTACCAGTCGTGCCATACCGAGGAGTGCCCGCAGGACG GCAAGAGCTTTCGGGAGCAGCAGTGTGAGAAGTACAACAGCTACAACTTCACGGATCTGGACGGGAACCGGCTGGAGTGGGTCCCCAAATACGCCGGGGTGTCCCCCCGGGACCGCTGCAAGCTCTTCTGCCGAGCCAGGGGAAGGAGTGAGTTTAAAGTCTTTGAGCCCAAA GTGATAGATGGGACGCTGTGTGGTCCAGAGACCCTGTCCATCTGTGTGCACGGGCAGTGCATCAAGGCTGGCTGCGACCACGTTGTTGGGTCCTCCAAGAAACTGGACAAGTGTGGGGTGTGCGGCGGCAACGGCTCAACCTGCAGGAAAATATCCGGCTCACTCAACCGATCCAA GTATGGCTACAATGACATCGTCACCATCCCGGCTGGGGCAACCAACATTGACATCAAGCAGCGCAGCCACCGTGGGGTGCGCCACGATGGGAACTACCTGGCCCTGAGGACCCTGGAGGGCAGGTACCTGCTGAACGGCGACTTCGCCATCTCAGCCATGGAGCAGGACATCCTCATTAAGGGCACCATCCTCAAGTACAGCGGCTCCATGACGACCCtggagaggctgcagagctTCCGGCAGCTCCCGGAGCCCCTGACCGTCCAACTGCTGACCATCGCCAGCGAGGTCTTCCCACCCAAAGTCAAGTACACCTTCTTCATCCCTAAAGACATCCCCTTCAGcaagcagaaagacaaagagaagaagTCGGCCAACGTCATCCGCCCGATGCTCACCTCGCAGTGGGTGCTGGGCGACTGGTCCGAGTGCTCCAAGACCTGTGGCTCTGGCTGGCAGAGGCGGACGGTGGAGTGCCGGGATGTCGAAGGCCAACCTTCAGCCACCTGCGACCGAGCCCTCAAGCCTGAGGACATCAAACCCTGCGGTGACGTCCCCTGCCCGCTGTGGCGCATGGGTCCTTGGTCGCCGTGCTCCCAGACGTGTGGCGAGGGCGTGCGGACACGCAACGCTTCCTGCATCCACTACACCGGCACCGTCATCGCCCCGGAGAAATGCAGCTCCCCGGGGCCACCGCCAGCCACTGCCACCTGCCTGCTGCGGCAGTGCTGA